Proteins from a single region of Antechinus flavipes isolate AdamAnt ecotype Samford, QLD, Australia chromosome 2, AdamAnt_v2, whole genome shotgun sequence:
- the LOC127549516 gene encoding acyl-coenzyme A thioesterase 1-like: MWRSAGAAFRALSGFGRQPLRTLSASPSGVQKGVTLSVSPPVGLADEPLHIQVQGLSPGEPVTVRALAVSYYGRLFQSCAHYEADSIGALDLTKDPSQGGDYTGVEPMGLMWSLTPAGMENPYIRMVQRSVLKKPLKLEVTVHQAHNQTGLLLGQVLASARVERWYATPEIRAIRVREGTVRGSFFLPPGDGPFPGVIDMFGDEGGLHEFRASLLACRGFATLALPYFAFEDLPPIMKDLNLDYFAQAAKFVQNHPKVKGPKIGVIGSGKGAELAFSMATFLPDVAAVVSINGCISNTGTTLQCGQVILPGLPFDLDKITVTSSGVYDVKEALVDPLDPAYGDSLIPIEKANSHFLFVVGEDDKQWNSSLYADLAVKRLEEHGKKNYTLLSYPNAGHRIDPPNSPFFPVALDRWLGVPILGGGQCRAHAIAQEESWKKILEFLKMHLE; this comes from the exons ATGTGGCGGTCGGCCGGGGCCGCGTTCCGAGCCTTGTCGGGCTTCGGGCGGCAGCCCCTCCGGACCCTGTCGGCGTCCCCGAGCGGCGTCCAGAAGGGCGTGACGCTGAGCGTGTCGCCCCCGGTGGGCCTGGCGGACGAGCCCCTGCACATCCAGGTGCAGGGCTTGAGCCCCGGCGAGCCTGTGACGGTGCGGGCACTGGCCGTCAGCTACTACGGCCGCCTCTTCCAGTCATGCGCCCATTACGAGGCCGACAGCATCGGGGCGCTGGACCTGACCAAGGACCCCTCTCAGGGAGGCGACTACACGGGCGTGGAGCCCATGGGGCTGATGTGGAGCCTGACCCCGGCCGGCATGGAGAACCCCTATATCCGCATGGTGCAGCGGAGTGTACTCAAGAAGCCCCTCAAGCTCGAGGTGACCGTGCACCAGGCGCACAACCAGACCGGGCTGCTGCTGGGCCAGGTGCTGGCCTCGGCCAGGGTGGAGCGCTGGTATGCCACCCCCGAGATCCGGGCCATCAGGGTCCGCGAGGGCACCGTCCGAGGGTCCTTCTTCCTGCCCCCAG GGGATGGTCCATTTCCTGGTGTGATTGACATGTTTGGTGATGAAGGGGGACTACATGAATTTCGAGCTAGTCTTCTTGCTTGTCGAGGCTTTGCTACCCTAGCTTTGCCATATTTTGCTTTTGAAGATCTACCTCCCATCATGAAAGATTTAAATCTTGACTATTTTGCTCAGGCTGCTAAATTTGTGCAGAATCACCCAAAG gTGAAAGGTCCCAAAATTGGAGTGATTGGATCAGGCAAAGGAGCAGAACTGGCCTTCTCAATGGCCACCTTCCTCCCCGATGTGGCTGCTGTGGTCAGTATCAATGGGTGCATCTCCAACACGGGCACCACTCTTCAGTGTGGCCAAGTAATCCTTCCAGGGCTTCCCTTTGACCTGGATAAAATCACTGTCACTTCCTCAGGAGTGTATGATGTTAAAGAAGCCCTTGTAGACCCCTTGGATCCTGCTTATGGAGACAGCCTTATCCCCATAGAAAAGGctaactctcatttcctttttgtggTTGGAGAGGATGACAAACAGTGGAATAGCTCTTTGTATGCTGACTTGGCAGTCAAGCGCTTAGAAgagcatgggaaaaaaaattacactctTCTGAGTTACCCTAATGCAGGTCATCGAATTGATCCACCCAATAGCCCCTTTTTTCCAGTTGCCTTGGATCGGTGGCTGGGGGTCCCTATTCTGGGTGGGGGTCAGTGCAGAGCCCATGCTATTGCTCAGGAGGAATCTTGGAAGAAGATCTTAGAATTTTTGAAGATGCATCTAGAGTGA